In Sebaldella termitidis ATCC 33386, one DNA window encodes the following:
- a CDS encoding chromate transporter produces MILLIFFTFLKIGFLGFGGGYAMLSLIFEEASKFGMTADQFADLNALDVLIPGPIAVNSATYVGQLYGGFSGALAATAAVSIPSLIFVPVFMLYEKKINCNSYLNAALTSVKAASAGLISAVALSLMLTAVINTSDLSARQYFNFDWFSLIIMTAGFISHIRYKINPVVITLAAGAAGWCIYFI; encoded by the coding sequence ATGATACTTTTAATATTTTTTACATTTTTAAAAATAGGATTTTTAGGATTTGGCGGCGGATATGCAATGCTGTCACTGATTTTTGAAGAAGCATCTAAATTTGGGATGACTGCTGATCAATTTGCTGATTTGAATGCTCTGGATGTATTAATTCCCGGACCTATTGCTGTTAATTCAGCGACATATGTAGGTCAGCTGTATGGCGGTTTTTCCGGAGCCCTGGCAGCTACAGCTGCTGTCAGTATTCCATCACTTATATTTGTCCCTGTCTTTATGCTGTATGAAAAAAAAATAAACTGCAACAGTTATTTGAATGCCGCTCTAACAAGTGTCAAAGCTGCCTCTGCAGGGCTTATTTCCGCGGTTGCATTATCTCTCATGCTTACAGCTGTAATAAACACATCTGATCTTTCTGCCCGGCAGTATTTTAATTTTGACTGGTTTTCTCTTATAATAATGACTGCAGGATTTATATCCCATATTCGTTATAAAATCAATCCGGTTGTAATCACATTAGCTGCCGGAGCTGCTGGATGGTGTATTTATTTTATCTGA
- a CDS encoding alpha/beta hydrolase: MSRSFLSFFKKTAVGIALISMGAGSSLRADTVSGADNFYKSSRVNQEKVTFQNQYRMKVTGNLFIPKNMKRNTKNPAIIIGHPMGAVKEQSSNLYAQKLAEQGFVTLTIDLSFWGESEGEPRNAVSPDIYSEDFSAAVDYLGTRSFIDKNKIGVLGICGSGSFAISAAKIDSRIKAVATVSMYDMGTASRSALNNSMSLEQRKNLIAKVSEQRYVEFNGGPTEYTGGTVHKIDENSSPIEKEFYEFYRTPRGEYTPDGSSPELTTHPTLTSIVKFMNFYPFNDIETISPRPMLFITGDQAHSKEFSEDAYRRAAEPKELYIVPGAGHVDLYDRVNLIPFDKLTNFFKTNLK; encoded by the coding sequence ATGAGTAGATCATTTCTGTCATTTTTTAAAAAAACAGCTGTCGGCATAGCCTTAATAAGTATGGGTGCGGGAAGCAGCCTGAGAGCCGATACAGTGAGCGGGGCAGATAATTTTTATAAAAGCAGCAGGGTAAATCAGGAAAAAGTAACATTTCAAAATCAATATAGAATGAAAGTTACAGGAAATTTGTTTATTCCTAAAAATATGAAGCGGAATACTAAAAACCCCGCAATTATTATTGGACATCCAATGGGAGCAGTAAAGGAACAAAGCTCTAATTTATATGCACAAAAGCTTGCAGAACAAGGATTTGTCACACTGACAATAGATTTATCCTTTTGGGGTGAAAGTGAAGGGGAGCCGCGTAATGCTGTATCACCAGATATTTATTCCGAAGATTTCAGTGCAGCTGTGGACTATCTGGGAACCCGTTCATTTATAGATAAAAATAAAATCGGAGTACTTGGAATCTGCGGCAGCGGAAGCTTTGCAATAAGTGCAGCAAAAATAGATTCCCGTATAAAAGCTGTTGCTACAGTGAGTATGTATGATATGGGAACTGCCAGCCGCAGTGCACTTAATAATTCAATGTCGCTTGAACAGAGAAAAAATCTTATTGCCAAAGTTTCAGAACAGCGTTATGTCGAATTTAACGGAGGACCTACTGAATATACAGGAGGTACAGTACATAAAATTGACGAAAATTCTTCTCCGATTGAAAAGGAATTTTATGAATTTTACCGTACTCCACGCGGAGAGTACACTCCAGATGGGTCATCTCCTGAATTAACAACACATCCGACACTGACAAGCATCGTAAAATTTATGAATTTTTATCCGTTTAACGATATTGAAACTATTTCTCCGCGTCCAATGCTATTTATTACTGGGGATCAGGCTCACTCTAAGGAATTTAGCGAAGATGCCTACAGACGGGCTGCCGAGCCAAAAGAGCTGTATATTGTTCCCGGAGCAGGACATGTTGATTTATATGATCGTGTTAACTTGATTCCTTTTGATAAATTAACAAATTTTTTCAAAACAAATCTAAAATAA
- a CDS encoding aldo/keto reductase, with the protein MPEKNTIMQISDNILEHAFKKIKSISIKAAVFNKIINTVFNSFCILSLLISFSACSPSSTNNVEPPASPAKSAVSDVSFNFDTKTVKLNSGYEMPVIGLGTYSLKDDICVNSVSAALKNGYRLIDTAYIYHNEESVGKGIRESGVPREEIFITTKLYMNQYADAENAINEALKKLDVDYIDLILLHHPGAHDIEAYKAMEKAVSEGKIRSIGLSNYYIDELEDFLPQITIMPALIQNEIHPYYQENEVIKYMLEKGIVMEAWYPLGGRGHTAELFNNETIAEIAKVHNKSSAQIILRWHLQKGVVAIPGSSNPEHIKENMNIFDFELTAEDMKKINSLDRNEKHDWY; encoded by the coding sequence ATGCCCGAAAAGAATACCATAATGCAGATATCTGACAATATTCTTGAGCATGCTTTTAAAAAAATTAAAAGTATAAGCATAAAAGCTGCTGTTTTCAACAAAATAATCAATACAGTTTTCAATAGTTTCTGTATACTTAGTTTATTGATTTCTTTCTCTGCCTGCAGCCCGAGCTCAACAAACAATGTCGAACCGCCTGCCTCACCTGCCAAATCTGCTGTATCTGATGTTTCTTTTAACTTTGATACAAAAACAGTAAAGTTAAACAGCGGGTATGAAATGCCTGTCATCGGACTCGGCACATATAGTTTAAAAGATGATATATGTGTAAATTCTGTGTCTGCTGCACTTAAGAACGGATATAGACTGATAGATACTGCCTATATATATCATAATGAGGAAAGTGTCGGCAAGGGAATCAGAGAGTCAGGTGTTCCGAGAGAGGAAATTTTCATCACAACAAAACTATACATGAATCAATATGCAGATGCTGAAAATGCGATCAATGAGGCTCTGAAAAAACTTGATGTCGATTACATAGACCTAATTCTGCTGCATCACCCCGGTGCTCATGATATAGAAGCATATAAAGCAATGGAAAAAGCGGTTAGCGAAGGGAAAATCCGTTCTATCGGACTATCTAATTATTACATAGACGAGCTTGAAGACTTTCTTCCTCAAATCACAATAATGCCGGCACTTATTCAAAACGAAATCCATCCGTATTATCAGGAAAATGAAGTAATTAAGTATATGCTTGAAAAAGGAATAGTAATGGAAGCATGGTATCCTTTAGGCGGAAGAGGTCATACCGCTGAATTGTTTAATAATGAAACTATAGCAGAAATTGCAAAAGTACATAACAAATCATCTGCTCAAATTATTCTCAGATGGCATCTTCAAAAGGGTGTCGTTGCTATACCGGGATCAAGTAATCCGGAGCACATCAAAGAAAATATGAATATCTTTGATTTTGAATTAACTGCTGAAGATATGAAAAAAATTAACTCGCTTGACCGAAATGAAAAACATGACTGGTACTGA
- a CDS encoding DUF523 domain-containing protein: MKRLERKINIGISACQLGAKVRYNFKGWDMLGYLKREKELFIWHPICPEVLSELGVPRKPIRLVGGNGDDFWDNKAIVKNSNGQQVNHEIIRGMTESLEFLKRVKADVFIYMEGSPSCGVYRTTLKNSRLGKPPGIFGSLLLKENIFLIPSSDLQSPIKWWDWRRRMYAYIWLKEQNFEKADEIYEIWHTLKFLVQEINRQNADEIGRKLSMLKTYDFQKRNEIKKEIMDLLRKPSSTEKIKNMLWKNYKYLSKKYGLKSEKIMEPSELRNITHLAEEVLEIEKLSNLESLSFGSSPISIMLKKD; this comes from the coding sequence ATGAAAAGATTAGAGAGAAAAATAAACATAGGCATATCAGCATGTCAATTAGGTGCAAAAGTAAGATATAATTTTAAAGGTTGGGATATGCTGGGATATTTAAAACGAGAAAAGGAACTTTTTATATGGCATCCAATATGTCCCGAAGTATTGTCAGAATTAGGAGTACCAAGAAAGCCCATAAGATTAGTAGGGGGAAATGGTGATGATTTTTGGGATAATAAAGCAATTGTGAAAAATTCTAATGGTCAGCAGGTTAATCATGAAATAATTAGAGGAATGACAGAGAGTTTAGAATTTTTAAAAAGAGTAAAAGCAGATGTATTTATTTATATGGAGGGGAGTCCGTCTTGCGGAGTTTATAGAACAACCTTAAAAAACAGCAGGCTGGGAAAGCCGCCGGGAATTTTTGGCTCATTATTATTAAAAGAGAACATTTTCCTTATTCCTTCGTCTGACCTGCAAAGTCCGATAAAATGGTGGGACTGGAGAAGAAGGATGTATGCATATATATGGTTAAAAGAGCAAAATTTTGAAAAAGCAGATGAAATTTATGAAATATGGCATACACTAAAATTCTTGGTTCAGGAAATTAACCGTCAAAATGCAGATGAAATAGGCAGAAAATTGTCAATGTTAAAAACTTATGATTTTCAAAAAAGAAATGAAATAAAAAAAGAAATAATGGATTTACTCCGTAAACCTTCAAGTACAGAAAAAATAAAAAATATGCTATGGAAAAACTATAAATATCTTTCAAAAAAGTATGGTTTGAAATCTGAAAAGATCATGGAACCTAGTGAATTAAGAAATATAACACATTTAGCAGAAGAGGTTTTAGAAATAGAAAAATTGTCAAATTTAGAATCATTGAGTTTCGGGAGTTCTCCAATAAGTATAATGTTAAAAAAAGATTGA